TATAGTCTATCTTTTGATCTGTATATGGATAGGTGGCATTTGGAGAGAAATAATTCGTCTCATAACTCGCATTACCCGGTGCTTCTCTGTCTGAATAGCCAATATTAGTAAAGAAATTTACTTTTTCTAATCGGTAATTCAAACTGGCAGATCCACCATAGTATTTTGGTTCACCAAGATTTAAAGTACCGACTCCGTTAAAACCTGTTGCCTTGTCTCTTCTTAATATGATATTTAAAATTCCCGCGGTACCCTCAGCATCATATCTTGCTGAAGGACTCGTTATAACCTCTACTTTTGCAATGGCATCTGCAGGGAATTGGCGCAGAGCTTCAGTATCATTTAATCCTATCAATCCACTTGGTTTACCATCAATAAGTATTCTGACATTTTCATTTCCTCTAAGGCTCACTACCCCCTCGGCATCGACGGTTACTGAAGGGACATTGTCAAGTACATCACTTGCAGTTCCACCCTTTACGGTCATATCCTTACCCACATTATAGATCTTTTTATCGAGTCTGACTTCCATGGTGCTTTTTTCTGCAATAACTTCAACCTCCTCCAAAGCTTCGGAATCTTCCTCAAGAAAAATTTCCCCGAGATCGAGATTTTTGTTTAGTTCAATATTCTCAAGGGTTATGGTTTTAAATGACAGAAATTCAAAGCTGATATTGTATCTGCCCTTTGGGGCTTCAACGAGGAAATTCCCCTTGTCATCGGTCATTCCGCCGAAGATCTTAGGCCCCCTTAAGGGTTTTACAATAACCGTGGTAAACTCCAAAGGGATTTTTTCATTCTTCTCATAAACCTGACCAACAATTTCAAACATTTCACGTTGCTGTCTCCCGTCTCCCGGAGGTCTTTTACGCTCCTGGCTCGATAAGTGTGCCGTTATAAAAAAAAATAGGATAAAAATTAAGGGAAGTTTCATTTAGTCGTTTCAATATGAATCTTTTTATTGGACATGCAATATAGATTTTAGTTTAATTCAAGATCTGTTAATATTATGTTAATTTAAAATACTCATATATTTAATTGTCATTTTAAAATAATGTATTATTTTTGGCACATAATTAAAACCAAGTATACGCTGATATGGAAATAGGTCAATTTTTAGGATTTTTAGTTTTCTTAACCATCTTTACAATGGGGTTCTGGATGTTGATTTTTCTATTGACGACAGTTGTTCCATACTGGTTGTTTGGCAATTTGATCGAAAACTGGAAATTAAAGAAGGAAGCCAAAAAGGCGGCCAAATCAAAATAATATCAGAAAGCTTGTTGAATAAACAAGCTTTTTTTTTACTGATTAAGCTGGTCCTCAATTTCAAAAATATTCTTGTCTATATCCTTTGACCTGTTTTGGCTGTTTCTTCGGCTGCTCTTGTTGAAACGATACGAAAAGGAAAGCAGGTACTGGGTATCAAAAATAAAATCTCTTTGGGTTATTGTGTTTGCCTCCAATGAACTGAACTGTGCTTTCTTGGTGTAAAAGATATCATTGATTTTAAAGCTTAAAGTAGATTTTCCTCCCCAAAAATCTTTGGAAATGTTAAGATTAGCATACTGTATGGCTTTTAATTCAGTTATCGCCGTTTTTTGAGCCGATTGATAGGTGTAATCGATATTGAAGCGTAAGGTATTATTGATTCTGTACAATAACCTGAAATTTCCGTACCAGACCCAGTTATCAAAGTCATAGGCATTATCACGGGTATCTGAAAGTTGAGAATAGTAAGGGCTCAATACTCCGTAAAGCCTCAGTTTATTGTTGGGGCTATATGTAGCTTCCACCTCTATACCGGTATAGTTCAATGTTCCGTTGTTGATAGGGATTCTTCGATAAATATCAAAACCATCTACTGTCTGGTTACCCGTCTTCTCCAGAACATTTAATATCCTGTCCGTGGAATTGGAATAGAAAAGTGCGGTATTCATTGTAACTTTCTCAAATTCATGATAGTATTCGAGGTAGAAATAGTTGGTGTAATAAGGCTGAAGATAGGGATTCCCAACAAGGATAAATCTTTCATCCGTAAAGGAGTTGAATGGATTTAGTTGTGAAATTGAAGGCCTGTCGATATACTTCGTGTAACCTATTGAAAGTAAATTCTCATCCTTCAGAGAATACGTGATCAAGGCATTTGGAAAAAGATTTGAATAATCATTGACAAAAGTAGAATCTATAATTTTTTCGTTAATCTCCGTATTTGTGATTTCAGTACGAAGGCCAAAAGAAAAACTCAATTTTTCAAGTTGTCTGGAATAACTAGCATAAAATGCAGTTATGGTTTCTTTATATTCAATCTTACTCGTAAAATCAGGAATCAAATCAAATCTGTTCGTTGACGGATTAAGATTGCTTGAGGCAAAATCATTATCATAATTTCTGAAATTGGTTTTTATTCCAGCTTCAAAGTTTGCGTCATTTTTCAGCGGAAGCGCATAATCCGCTTTCACATAAAAGTTATCGACGGATTCATCCTTTACGTATTTTTGTTCAGAAAGGCCGGCTCCTGGATAGGTTTCCGTATTCAGGATGTCAGTTTCATTATCCGCAAGACTATTATCGTATTTCAGGTCAAAGGACAGTTGATGTCCTTCCTCGTTAAATTCTGTGGCATAACGAATATAAGCCTCCAAAAATCCTTCATCTGTGTTGTCGTCCACATCTCGAACCGAGGATTTTATCAATTCATTTAAAGGTTGGTAATCATTTAAAAATAATTCGGAATCATAATTTTTGTTGGCGTTAGTGTAAAGAACCGAAGTAGTAAGCGTGTTCTTTTCATCAAGATAAAAGTCGCTACCCAAATTGATCAAGAAACTATTTCGTTGTCTGTAATCAGAGCGAATCTGATCAAAATTTCCCGTTGGTTCCTGGTTTCCGTCCAAAAAAATCTGTTCGATCTCTGTATCCTTGATTTTGACGGCATGGTTGAAACTAACCGTAGAATACATATTTATTTTATCTGTTTTAT
This DNA window, taken from Lutimonas zeaxanthinifaciens, encodes the following:
- a CDS encoding outer membrane beta-barrel protein — translated: MKLFSILLIFLLSFSLLGQELNETNLVVGYVKDAETHLPLQFVTVTLQDIDTGELTGDVTDKEGKFELSVQDSKYYCIIESLSFQPFIIQVLSVNQDIEMGIIELEQNIENLEEIELIARSKLVDHEMTKKIYNASKDIANIGGNAVTVLENTPTVRVDIQGNITVRGNTALVLVDGKPYAGQKSNADVLSLIPANTINKVEIISQSAKYDAEGSGAILNIILKKRSSEGYNGTIEGHLGIPDNDGLSAFVNYKTDKINMYSTVSFNHAVKIKDTEIEQIFLDGNQEPTGNFDQIRSDYRQRNSFLINLGSDFYLDEKNTLTTSVLYTNANKNYDSELFLNDYQPLNELIKSSVRDVDDNTDEGFLEAYIRYATEFNEEGHQLSFDLKYDNSLADNETDILNTETYPGAGLSEQKYVKDESVDNFYVKADYALPLKNDANFEAGIKTNFRNYDNDFASSNLNPSTNRFDLIPDFTSKIEYKETITAFYASYSRQLEKLSFSFGLRTEITNTEINEKIIDSTFVNDYSNLFPNALITYSLKDENLLSIGYTKYIDRPSISQLNPFNSFTDERFILVGNPYLQPYYTNYFYLEYYHEFEKVTMNTALFYSNSTDRILNVLEKTGNQTVDGFDIYRRIPINNGTLNYTGIEVEATYSPNNKLRLYGVLSPYYSQLSDTRDNAYDFDNWVWYGNFRLLYRINNTLRFNIDYTYQSAQKTAITELKAIQYANLNISKDFWGGKSTLSFKINDIFYTKKAQFSSLEANTITQRDFIFDTQYLLSFSYRFNKSSRRNSQNRSKDIDKNIFEIEDQLNQ